The Agreia sp. COWG nucleotide sequence TCGAGTTGTCGACGTGGTGCACGGCGACCGGGTGCAGGCCCGGCTCGATTCCCGCGAGCGAGCGGTCAGAGGCGTGCGACACCAGTCGACCCTCGTATGAGAGCTGGGAGACGGGCGCGCAGACGGCCGGATGCATGCGCCACGAGGTGGCCAGAAAGTAACCCAGCTCGGGCGGCAGCACGTCGTGGCCGGCCGAGAGCCAGCCCAACGCAGACTCGTCGACCGGCTCCGGATGAGTGCCCTGGCTCACCTGCGGCAGCTGCTGCGGGTCGCCGAGCAGCAACAGCCGCTGCGCAGACACAGACGACGCGATCGTGGAGGCCAGCGAGAACTGGCCCGCCTCGTCGACGACGAGCAGATCGAGGGAACCCCGCGGTATGCGGCCCGCGTGGCTGAAGTCCCACGCTGTTCCCCCCACAACGCTGCCACCCTGCTGATCGACGAAGCGAGCGAACCCCGTGGGGGAGAGCGGGGTCCACTGCACCTCTTCGGCCGGGCCGGTCTTCGCCTTCTTGCCGACCCGCGAGGGCTCGACGCCGGCCTTCAGCACGCCGCGCAGCATGTTCTCGACCGCGGCGTGCGACTGGGCGACGACTCCGATGCGCCAGCCGTGTTCGCGCACGAGGCGCTCGATCACGCGCGAGCCCGTGTAGGTCTTGCCCGTTCCGGGTGGGCCCTGCACGGCGAGGTAGGAGCGATCGAGCGTCAGCAGAGACGAGACGAGGGCCGAGGCCACGTCTCCGACGCCCTCGGCATCTGGCACGACCGGGGCGAGGGGGCCCCGCGGCGGAACCCTGCGCAGCACGTCGTAAGCGGCATCCGGCAGCGGATCGGGATGCGCGTCGAGGATTCGCCGGCCCCACTCGGAGATCGCCCCGACCTGGGTTCCCGCGTTCGGTGGCGTGCCCGGCGCGAGCGCCATGGGCAGCTCGTCGTAGGGCGGCGCCTCGGCCTCGAGCCGCTCGTCGAGCACGATCGTGCCGTCGTCTGAGACCTCGATGACCTCGGCCCGGCTGTGGGCGGTGCGCGCGCCCGGCTCGCGACCGCGCAGGATGGGCGGGTACGGCTCGTCGTAGAGCACGAACGGCGTGTGGCCGATCTTGAACGAACTGCCCGGCGCGGGGGTGCCCGTGAGCCGGAGCCGACGCCGATCTGTGCGCTGGCGCCCCTCGCGGTACCAGTCTCGCTCGACCACGACATCGTCGATCACGAAGACGTCGCGCGTATCGGCCCACTCGTCGACGGGGGCGGTGAGCCTGGCGTAGTGCTCCCACCAGAAGGACTTCTGCTCGCGCCGGTGATAGTCGATGGCGGCCGAGGCGAGCGCCAGCGCCGTGTCGTCGGCTGTGCGCTCGGCCAGGGGCACGGAGGCCGACAGCTCGGCCAGCTCGAGATACACGGGATCGGGGTCGCGGATCTCGATCTCGAGCGGCACCCGGCCGCCCGCGGCGGCAACAGAGTCTCGAGGCACCGTGGCGGCGATGCCGAGCAGCCAGTCGCGCAGGCGCAGCGTGCTGATGCAGTCGTAGGTGTTGTAGCGGGCGATGTCGTCGAGCACGCGGGCCGAGCCCTCGGCGTCTTTGGCGGCGAGCAGCTCGCGCGAGCGCACGTATTCGGCGATGGAGTCGGCCGCATTGGCAACGCCGGCCCGCTCGGTCTCGCCCATGTAGAGCGGCTCGAGCTTCTTGAGCGAGTAGCTGTGCGTTCCGACGACGAGCCCTTGCCGCACCACCGGGTAGAGGTCGACGAGCACGTTGTTTCGCAGCAGATCGTCGACCTGCTCTTCGCCGACGCCGTGCCTGGCCGCGAGGCTGAGCAGGTGCGTGCGCTCGTAGGCGGCGTAGTGATAGATGTGCATCAGCGGATGCTCGGCCCTGCGCTCGGCGACGTAGGCGAGAAAGTCGACGAGGGCCCGCTTCTCTTGGGCCAGATCATGGGCCCAGAAGGCGACGAACGTCTCGTCTGGCTCGACGAGGCCGAACAGGTAGTCGAGGCCCCAGGCCGCACCCTCCTGATAGAGCGGGTCGCCCTCGAAGTCGAAGAAGATGTCGCCGGCATCGGGCTGCGGGAGCCCGGCGAGCATGGCGGCATTCGAGATCTCCCATGCGATGGCCTGGCCGGCCGGCGGGGTCGCCAGCTGCACCCTGGCCTGCGCCGACAGCTTCGCGAGTGTCGTCTGGGCGAGGCCCGGCACGCTGCCTGATGCCGAGGCGAGTTCGTCGATGCTGCGGATGCCGGCCGCGCGCAGCTGGGCCCGCTGCGTGAGCCGCATTCCCGCAACGAGCAGGACGTCGCGGTGCAGCTCGACCTGCTCGGAGCAGGCTGCGCAGCGCCCGCAGGCCGCGTAACGCGGATCGCCCCATGCGGTGGGCGCGGAATCGGCCACGCGGTCGTCGATGAGCTGCTGCAGCCGGTCTCGCCGGCGCTGATAGACCGGCAGGATGTCGCGCAGCCGATGCGAGGTCGTCTCGCCCGTGCCGAGGATGAGGTGCACGGTCTCACCCGTGGCGATGCCGTTCTTCTGCAGCTGGTCGGCGTAAGCGGCGAGCTGCAGAAGCGCGGTGATCTTGGCCTTGCGGGCGAGCTTCGTGTCGTAGACGGAATACGACGCAATGTCTGAGCCCTCGTCGGTGCGCACGAGAAAGTCGGAGTAGCCGAGAAAACGCCCGTCGAAGAAGGCGCCCTGGAACACGACGGCCGCGCCCGCGCGCAGCGCCTCGAGCGTCTGGGCCGCTGCAACCGCGACCTGGTCGAAGGCGGGCCGCTCGATCTCGACGACCCCGCCCGCGGCCCGCAGTTGCTCGAGCGTGGCGAGCTCGTGCAGGTCGCCGAGGCCGGCCGTGCGCTTCAGCATCTCGTCTTCGGGCTCGACGACCGCCGGAATGCGCCCGAGCTTCGCGTCGAGCTTGCGCATCAGCGCCCACTCGCAGGCGGCCGCGGCGGTGAGGTCGCTGGCCGAATAGATCACCGTTTCACCAAGGAGAAACATGGATGCCTACGCCCCGCTTTCGTCAGCCCTCACGCTAGCGGTTACCTCCGACACGGCTCCCCGGGGTGGCGGAATCGTCGATCGGGGGCCGGGTGGCCGACTCAGGTCCCTCCAGGGGCACGGCCGCAGAGCCGGCCGCGGGCATCCGGATCGAATAGAGCGACGCGAGCAGGAAGAACACCGCGCCCACCCCGAAGGCCACGGGGAAGGAGAAGGCGTCGACGAGCGCGCCGGCCGCGAGCGGGCCCACGATGGCGCCGATGTCAGAGCTCATGGAGAAGACCGCGATGCCGCGACCGCCACGGCGGCCGACGACGTCGCCGACGGCAGCTGCGGGCGCGATGCCGAGAAACGCCGAGACCACGCCGTAGACGCTGAGCAGCACGGTGAGGGTGACGATGTCGCCGGTGAACGAGATGGCGACGGTCAACACCGCGGCGGCGGCCAGCGCGAAGACGAGGGCGCGCTTTCGACCGGCCCTGTCGATGTAGCGCGCGGCGGGGCCGAGGGCGAGCGTCTGGGCCACCGCGGCGATGGCGAAGGCGATGCCGGTGAATGAGCTCGGGCCCTTGATGACCTCGACGACGATCACGGGAATCAGGGCGCTGCGCACCCCGAAGGAGTTCCAACCCTGGGCGAAGTTGGCGAGGCACGCCGCGCGGAATCGCACATCGCGCAGCACGTCGCGGAACGGTACGAGCGGATTCTCCGCAGCGTCGGCATCCGTGTCGGCACCCGCAGCGGCACGCGCCGAACGGCCGGATGCGGGCCGCAGCAGCACGAGCCCGACCACCCCGGCCACGGCCAGCGTTGCCGCGTAGAAGAAGAACGGGGCGGTGAGGGAGATCGTGGCCAGCAGCCCACCGATGGCGGGGCCGGTCATGCCTCCGATGAGGAAGCCGCCCTGGTAGAAGCCCACGGCGCGGGCCCGATGGGCGGCGCTGGTGGTGCCGAGCAGCAGGGTCATGGCAGCGACCGTGAACATGGCGGAGCCGATGCCGCCGACCCCGCGCAGGATGAGCAGGTGCGGATAGTCCGCAGCGATGCCCACGAGTCCGCTCGACACAGCCACGATTCCGATGCCGACGGCCAATACGACGCGCTCCCCCGCGATGTCGATGAGCTTGCCCACGAACGGGCTGGCCACCAGGCGCATGAGCGCGAAGGCCGACACGACGGCGCCCACCTCGGCGTAGCCCACTCCGAAGCTGCGAACGAACACGGGAAGCACGGGCACCACGACGCCGAAGCCCACCATGACGAAGAATGCGATGAGCCCGAGAACGTAGACGTCGCGGGAGAGACGCTCGCGGGGTTCGGCGGATGCGCCCCGCCGACGGAGGAAGGCGGGAAGGCGTGGCACTAGCCAAGGCTACGCCGTGGGGGCGGCCGCCTGCCCCGCCGGCCGCCCCGCCGCCCGACGAGCCACCGGTCGCCTCGCTAGAGCGACTCGCCCAGCGTGATCGCCTCAGCCTCGACGACCCGGCTCTCCGTGTGCGCGGCATCCACCCTGGCGAGCGCCCTGCGACCGAGGAACGCGATCAGCACCGCGACGAGAACGCACGCGGCGGCCACGTACATCGGGGCGCTCGGCGAGATCGCGGCGGCGAGGGCAGAGGCCCCGGGAGGGGCGATCGCACCGCCGAGGAAGCGCACCGCCGAGTACGACGACGAGGCGACGGAGCGAGGGAGGTCGCTCGCCTCCATCACGCTCTCGGTCAGCACGGTATTGACGACGCCGAGCGCGAGACCGCCGATCACGATGCAGATGACCAGTCCCAGCTGGGAGTCGATCACGACGCCACCGACGATCAGGTCGAGGGCGAGGATCGTGAGCACGAGCTTCAGCGCGGTCGTGCGCTTCATGCGCTTGGTAAGCAACGGCGCCACGAACACAGACGTGAACGCCACGGAGAGGCCCCACGCGAAGAAGGTGTAGCCCAGACCCATCTCGTTGAAGCCCAGCGGGTAGGGGGTGTAGGCCAAGAGCACGAAGAAGCCGATGTTGTAGAACAGGGCGATTCCGGCCAGGTACCGGATGCTCGCCACCTTCATCGCCGTGAACGGCGCCGAGAGCTTGGTGGGCGTTCGCACCTGCCCCTTGTCTTCGCGAAGCAGCGTGACGATGGCGATGAAGCCCACGGCCATGAGCACGGCGGTGCCGAAGAATGGACCTCTCCAACTGATGGTGCCGAGCGTTCCGCCGAGCAGAGGCCCCACGGCGATGCCGACGCCGAGCGCGGCCTCGTACAGGGTGATCGCGGCGGCGCTGCCGCCGGAGGCCGCGCCCACGATGGTCGACAGGGCGGTAGAGATGAAGAGCGCGTTGCCGAGCCCCCATCCGGCACGGAAGCCGATGACGCCCTCGACGCTGCCGGCGGTGCCCGCGAGCGCCGCGAAGATCACGATGAGCGCGAGGCCGATGAGCAGCGTCTTCTTGGCGCCGATACGGCTCGAGATGTAGCTGGTGATGAGCATCGCGAGGCCGGTCACGACGAGGTAGCTCGTGAACAGCAGCGAGGTCTCCGTGGGCGAGGCGTCGAGGCTCTTGGCGATCGACGGCAGGATCGGGTCGACGAGGCCGATGCCCATGAAGGCGATGACGCTGGCGAAGGCGACGGCCCACACTGCCTTGGGCTGCTTCAGAATGGATCCGGTCGCGGGCGGTGCCACGATGGCGGTGGAACGGGTATCGGTGGTCACTCTGCGGTAACTTCTTTCAGTTCTCTCGAGGGATGTGAGGATTCGAGGCGGCGCAGGCGCCCCTCGATGATCTCGACGGCCTTGGCCAGGGCGGCGCGCTCGTCGTCGTGCAGGTCGCTGAAGAGCGGATCGAGGATCGCGTCGATGCGGGCGCCCCAGGTGCTGAGCGCGTCGAAGCCGGCGGGGGTGCCCTCGATGAGCCACACCCGGCCGTCTCTTTTATCGCGCACACGCTGCAGCCAGCCGAGCTCTTCGAGCCGGGAGACGATGCCGGTCATCGTGGGCTGGGTGACGCGAACGGCCACGGCCAGGTCGCCGAGGCGCTGGGGCTGGATGCGCTGCAGCTCGATCAGGGTGTGCCATACGGCCGCGGCCTGGCTTCCGCCGGCGGCACGCGAGGCGTGCCGCCCGAGCAGATTTGCCACGGACACGAGGCGCGCGGGCGCGGAGCGGGTTCGAGCGGTCATAGCTCAACTATATAGCTAATGAATATAGTTTGTCGATGCGTAGGGGGACGTCGTGACGAGCGACCGATCGGACCGCGCCTCGAAACCTCCCCGGAACACACCGCGGGTAGCCTTGGAACACCATGGAACTCGGCGTCTACGCGGTATTCGGCATCGCTGTCATCGTCGCGGTCGCCTACTTCTCGAAGCGGCTCGGCGTCGCTGCGCCGATCATCCTGGTGATCGTGGGCGTCGGCATCTCGTTTCTGCCGAGCTTTCCCGAGCTGCACATCGAGGGCGAACTCGTGCTCGACGTGGTGCTGCCACCCATCCTCTACGCGGCCGCCATCAGCGTTCCGGTCATGGACTTCAGACGCAACTTCAGCACCATCACGAGCCTCTCCGTCGTTCTCGTGATCGTCACCGCCTTCGGCACGGGCTTCCTGCTGTTCACGATGCTGCCCGATCTGAACCTCGCCGCGGCCATCGCGCTGGGCGCCATCATCAGCCCGCCCGACGCGGTCGCGGCGACATCCATCGGCCGTCGTCTCGGACTACCGCCGCGCATTCTGACGGTGCTCGAGGGCGAGGGGCTCGTGAACGACGCCACCGCCCTGGTGCTGCTGCGTTCCGCGACCGCCGCGGCCGCCGGCGGGCTGCTGTCACCATGGGAGACCATCGGCGACTTTCTGTTCGCGGTGTTCGTCGCCATCGTCATCGGCCTGCTTGCCGGAGTCGTGTCGGTCTTCGTGCGCACCAAGCTGAACGACCCCGTGCTCGACACCGCCATCTCGATCGCCGTCCCCTTCCTGGCCTTTCTGCCCACCCAGGCGGTCGGGGCATCCGGCGTGCTGGCCGTGGTCGTCGCGGGCCTCTACACGGGGCACCACGCGCCGTCGGCGTTCTCTGCGCAGGCGCGCATCAGCGATCGCATCAACTGGCGCACCATCCAGTTCTTGCTCGAGAACGGCGTGTTCCTGCTCATCGGGCTCGAGATCCGCACGCTGATCAACGACGTCGAGAACCCCGAGGTACTGAGCGTCTTCGACTCCATCGGGCTCGGCCTGATCGCGGTCGTCGCCCTGACGCTGGTGCGCTTCTTGTGGATCGGGCCGCTGGTCTACCTGCTCAAGCGGCGGGCGGAGCACGCGGAGAGGATCACCTATCGACATCTGCTCGCGCTGCACCACTACCGCAAGGTTCCCCATCGAGGGGTTTTCCGGTCTCGGCGCAGGCTCCGCGAGGAGCGGCTATACCAGCGGCGACGCAACGACCTCGAGCAACTTCGGCGCGAGAGCATCGACTGGCGCGGCGGCATCGTGCTGAGCTGGTCGGGCATGCGCGGCGTGGTCACCCTGGCGGCGGCGCAGTCACTGCCCGAAGACATTCCCTATCGCTCGCAGCTGATCCTGATCGCCTTCACCGTCGCGGTGGTGACGCTCATCGTGCAGGGCGGAACCCTTCCCTGGCTGATCCGGGTGCTGGGAGTGCAGGGCGTCGACGAGGCCGAGGATCGACGGGAGCTCGCCACGCTTCTCGACGAGATCAGCTTCGCCGGCCTCGCCGTGCTCGACGACCCGGCCGAGGCCATCAGCGGTGCCGTCGAGGTCGATCCCGACGTCGTCGAGCGGGTGCGCCAGTCGTCGTTCCTTCGAGCCGAGGCGGCGTGGGAACGCTCGCACGAGGCCTCCCCCGCATCCAGCTCGCTCGACGAGACCCCGCACCGGGTGTATCGGCAGCTGAGGCTCGCCGTGGTACTCGCCGAGCGCGAACGGCTTCTGGATGCCCGCAGCCGCGGGGCCTATCCCTCACGGATCCTCGCCCAGGCCCAGGGCATGCTCGACCTCGAGGAGACCCGGCTGAGGCCGCGCACCTCGGAGCACTGACGTCGGCCGATCGGACGTTCGCTGTTCGGACGTCGCCGTTCGGACGTTCGCTGATCCGACGTTCGCCGTTCGGACGTTCGCCGTTCGGACGTTCGCTGCGGCCGTCGAAGCGCGTCGGCTTCGCTCGGTTCAGCGCGATGCGCCGCGGAACGCCCTCAAGACCGCGGCGGCGTCGTCGAAGACGTCGATCGCCCCGGCCTCGATCAGCTCGTCGGCACCGAAGCCTCCGGTGCGCACCCCGATCGAGCGCACCCCAGCACGCCCGGCCGCCTTCATGTCCCAGACCGCATCACCCACGAACAACGCCTCGGCTGCCGTGACGCCGGCACGCTCGAGCGCGATGTTCACGATGTCGGGCTCGGGCTTTGCCGTGTCGACGTCGTCGGAAGACGTGGTCGCGTGGATCGCATCGTCGCAGTCGAGCACCCCGGTGAGCACATCGAGCTCGTTTTTCGGGGCACTCGTCGCGAGCACGACGCGCACTCCCGCCTCGTGCAGCGCACGCAGCAGCTCGACGGCGCCGGGCAGCGGACGCAGCCTGTCGTTCATCTCGGCATAGATATCGGTGTGCAGCTGCTTCGCCCGATCGCCGAGGTCATCGCCCTCGCTGGCGTCGGAGCCCGCGCCGGCATCGGAGCCCTCGCCGGAGCCCTCTCCGTGGTCGCCGCCCGCTGAGCCACGGTCATCGCCGAGCAGATCCTCGATCAGTCGGTCGCTGTCGAGTCCGATCGACCGGTGGATCCGCCATGTGTCGACCGGGTGCCCGACCTGCTCGAACGCTCGGCTCCACGCATCGACGTGAAGGTAGTTGGAGTCGACGAGGGTGCCGTCGATGTCGAAGAGAACCGCCTTCGGTGCCGGCGAGAACAGCGAGCCGCGCCCGGAGGCGTCGCCGGCCGTGAGGTCGGGCGCATCCGGCCGTTCGGAATCAGTCGGAGCCATAGAGCACCGTCAGGGCGTGCTCGACGGTTCCGAAGAGGCCGAGGTCGTTGTCGACGGAGTCGTGCAGGCGAAAGCCGGATCCCTCGGGGGTGAGGTGGCCGGCGATGTTGGGGGTGCCGACGTAGAGCACCTCCCACGGTGCGTCGTCGTGCTTGGTGACGTCGAACTGTTCACTGAGTGCCACGCGGCCTCCTTCTGTCTTCTGTGCGCGTGCGGTGCCTGCGTACCGTGCCTGCGAGCGGTGCCTGCGAGCGGTGCGCGGTCGGCCTCGGCACGCGGCAACGGTACTCCCGAGGCGCCGGATCGTTCCACCCCCCTTGCGCCGCTCCGCCGCACGGCCGTATGGACGCCGCGAACGGCTGCCGCGCAGCGACGACCGCCACACACGCAGCAAAAGGCCCTTCGTTCGCTGAGGCAAGGGCTATCTGCTGCACCCCGGATGTGGCCGCACAGTCGAGATGCAGCAGAACGCCCTTCGTCGGCGCATGGAGGGGCCATTTGCCACACGTCGACGCGGCCTGTGGATGGATCCGGCGCACCCATCGCCGATGCAGGCATTCTGGGGCCGTGACCAGACGCACCCCTCTTCCCTCGTCGATCGTCGGGCGCGCGTTCTCTACCCGCGAAGCACTGTCGCTCGGTGCGTCGGCGAAGCAATTGCGGGCGTCGGATCTGACCGCTCCTTTTCATGGCGCTCGTCTACCCGTCGGTGTCGACACGCTCCGCGATCGATGTCTGGCTCTTCAATCGGTCACGAATCCCACAACCTTTTTCAGCCACTCCACCGCCGCGCGCCTCTATGGGGTGCCCCTGCCCCGACGGCTCGAGCACGAGAGCGCGGTGCACGTGACCGTCGAGCGACCGAACCGCGCCCCGCAGAGGCCGGGCGTGATAGGGCACTCGTGCGCATCCGGTACCGAGGGCGAGTCGTGGCTCGACTCGCGCGGCCTGCGGATCGCCCGCGCGACGCGTGTCTGGCTCGACCTCGCGACCCAGCTCGACCTCACCGAACTGGTGATCGCCGGCGACTACCTGCTGCGCGGCTTTCGAGAGCGCGATGGCACTCACACGCCCTTCGTCACCATCGCGCAGCTGCGCCAGGCCGCGCACCACAATGGCGATCGCCGACGCCGCACCCTCATCGCGCGCGCCCTGGACCTCGTGCGCGAGAGGGTCGACTCTCCATACGAGACCAGGCTTCGGCTCATCATCTGGTCGGCCGGGTTTCCCGACCCGGTCGTGAACCAGCCGATTCTGGATGCCCGGGGAGACACGATCGCCCAGCCAGACCTGCGCGTTCCCGGCTTCATGGTGGGCGTGGAATATCAGGGCGACGGCCATCGCACGGATCGGCGGCAGTGGCAGCGCGACGTGGTGCGCCGCCGAGAACTCGATGCCATCCGGTGGAAGACCCTGGAAGCCGTCGTTCCCGACATTCGAAACCCGGCTCACCTGCTGCACGCGCTCGAGTTCGAGCTGCGGGAGCGCGGCTGGACAGGCAGCCGGCACCCGCCGACCCTCGGTGTCGGCGGCTGAGGCGAGTGCAGGCGACCCGCAGGCGCCCGCAGGCAACAAAGTCGCGCCGAACGCAACTGACGTGCGCGGCCGGTAGGCGAGACTGGAGTACGTGACCATTTCGACTGACACGACCTCTGACACCACCACCGCCACCGCCACCGCCACCGCCCTGCGCCTGCACGACCTCGACTACCGCGGCTTCGCCAGCGACAACTACGCGGGAGTGCATCCCGAGGTGCTCGCGGCCGTCGCCGCGGCCAACGGAGGCCACCAGATCGCCTACGGAGAAGACCTCTACACCGCGCGCCTGCAGAACGTCATGGCCGAGCACTTCGGCGACGGGGTCGAGGCTTTCCCGGTGTTCAACGGCACCGGCGCCAACGTTCTCAGCCTGCAGTCGATGCTGCCGCGCTGGGGCGCCGTGATCTGCACGCAGACCGCGCACATCCACACCGACGAGAACGCCGCCCCCGAGCGCGTCGCCGGCCTCAAGCTGCTCACCGTGCCGACCCCGGACGGCAAGCTCACGCCCGAGCTCATCGACCGGGAGGCCTGGGGCTGGGGTGACGAGCACCGCGCCCAGCCGCTCGCCGTGTCGATAACGCAGACCACCGAGCTGGGCACGGCGTACACCCCCGACGAGGTGCGCGCCATCGCCGATCACGTGCACGCCCGCGGAATGACCCTGCACATGGACGGCGCCCGCATCTCGAACGCCGCGGCCTCCCTCGGTGTGCCGCTTCGCGCGTTCACCGCCGACGCCGGCGTCGATGTGCTGTCGTTCGGCGGCACGAAGAACGGGCTCATGTTCGGTGAGGCGGTCGTGGTGCTGAACCCCGACGCATCCGAAGGCCTGACATACCTGCGCAAGCTGAACATGCAGCTCTCCTCCAAGATGCGCTTCGTCTCGGCCCAGCTCATCGCGCTGCTGAGCGACGGGCTCTGGATGCGCTCCGCCTCTCATGCCAACGCGATGGCCCAGCGGCTGCGGCGCGCGGTCGAGAACCTCGACGGTGTGACGATCACGCAGCCCACACAGTCCAACGCCGTGTTCGCGATCGTCGCGCCCGAGGTGGCGGACCG carries:
- a CDS encoding bifunctional RecB family nuclease/DEAD/DEAH box helicase, which codes for MFLLGETVIYSASDLTAAAACEWALMRKLDAKLGRIPAVVEPEDEMLKRTAGLGDLHELATLEQLRAAGGVVEIERPAFDQVAVAAAQTLEALRAGAAVVFQGAFFDGRFLGYSDFLVRTDEGSDIASYSVYDTKLARKAKITALLQLAAYADQLQKNGIATGETVHLILGTGETTSHRLRDILPVYQRRRDRLQQLIDDRVADSAPTAWGDPRYAACGRCAACSEQVELHRDVLLVAGMRLTQRAQLRAAGIRSIDELASASGSVPGLAQTTLAKLSAQARVQLATPPAGQAIAWEISNAAMLAGLPQPDAGDIFFDFEGDPLYQEGAAWGLDYLFGLVEPDETFVAFWAHDLAQEKRALVDFLAYVAERRAEHPLMHIYHYAAYERTHLLSLAARHGVGEEQVDDLLRNNVLVDLYPVVRQGLVVGTHSYSLKKLEPLYMGETERAGVANAADSIAEYVRSRELLAAKDAEGSARVLDDIARYNTYDCISTLRLRDWLLGIAATVPRDSVAAAGGRVPLEIEIRDPDPVYLELAELSASVPLAERTADDTALALASAAIDYHRREQKSFWWEHYARLTAPVDEWADTRDVFVIDDVVVERDWYREGRQRTDRRRLRLTGTPAPGSSFKIGHTPFVLYDEPYPPILRGREPGARTAHSRAEVIEVSDDGTIVLDERLEAEAPPYDELPMALAPGTPPNAGTQVGAISEWGRRILDAHPDPLPDAAYDVLRRVPPRGPLAPVVPDAEGVGDVASALVSSLLTLDRSYLAVQGPPGTGKTYTGSRVIERLVREHGWRIGVVAQSHAAVENMLRGVLKAGVEPSRVGKKAKTGPAEEVQWTPLSPTGFARFVDQQGGSVVGGTAWDFSHAGRIPRGSLDLLVVDEAGQFSLASTIASSVSAQRLLLLGDPQQLPQVSQGTHPEPVDESALGWLSAGHDVLPPELGYFLATSWRMHPAVCAPVSQLSYEGRLVSHASDRSLAGIEPGLHPVAVHHVDNSTSSAEEAEVVVARVVDVLGRDWVSEGVIRALEQEDVIVVAPYNAQVELLRSSLAAAGLDRVPVGTVDKFQGREAAIAIVSLAASSAEDVPRGLEFLLMANRLNVAISRAQWAAYLVYSPALTDALPATEAALAQLSAFIRLVSSGASVRV
- a CDS encoding MFS transporter codes for the protein MPRLPAFLRRRGASAEPRERLSRDVYVLGLIAFFVMVGFGVVVPVLPVFVRSFGVGYAEVGAVVSAFALMRLVASPFVGKLIDIAGERVVLAVGIGIVAVSSGLVGIAADYPHLLILRGVGGIGSAMFTVAAMTLLLGTTSAAHRARAVGFYQGGFLIGGMTGPAIGGLLATISLTAPFFFYAATLAVAGVVGLVLLRPASGRSARAAAGADTDADAAENPLVPFRDVLRDVRFRAACLANFAQGWNSFGVRSALIPVIVVEVIKGPSSFTGIAFAIAAVAQTLALGPAARYIDRAGRKRALVFALAAAAVLTVAISFTGDIVTLTVLLSVYGVVSAFLGIAPAAAVGDVVGRRGGRGIAVFSMSSDIGAIVGPLAAGALVDAFSFPVAFGVGAVFFLLASLYSIRMPAAGSAAVPLEGPESATRPPIDDSATPGSRVGGNR
- a CDS encoding MFS transporter, with translation MTTDTRSTAIVAPPATGSILKQPKAVWAVAFASVIAFMGIGLVDPILPSIAKSLDASPTETSLLFTSYLVVTGLAMLITSYISSRIGAKKTLLIGLALIVIFAALAGTAGSVEGVIGFRAGWGLGNALFISTALSTIVGAASGGSAAAITLYEAALGVGIAVGPLLGGTLGTISWRGPFFGTAVLMAVGFIAIVTLLREDKGQVRTPTKLSAPFTAMKVASIRYLAGIALFYNIGFFVLLAYTPYPLGFNEMGLGYTFFAWGLSVAFTSVFVAPLLTKRMKRTTALKLVLTILALDLIVGGVVIDSQLGLVICIVIGGLALGVVNTVLTESVMEASDLPRSVASSSYSAVRFLGGAIAPPGASALAAAISPSAPMYVAAACVLVAVLIAFLGRRALARVDAAHTESRVVEAEAITLGESL
- a CDS encoding MarR family winged helix-turn-helix transcriptional regulator, coding for MTARTRSAPARLVSVANLLGRHASRAAGGSQAAAVWHTLIELQRIQPQRLGDLAVAVRVTQPTMTGIVSRLEELGWLQRVRDKRDGRVWLIEGTPAGFDALSTWGARIDAILDPLFSDLHDDERAALAKAVEIIEGRLRRLESSHPSRELKEVTAE
- a CDS encoding sodium:proton antiporter — its product is MELGVYAVFGIAVIVAVAYFSKRLGVAAPIILVIVGVGISFLPSFPELHIEGELVLDVVLPPILYAAAISVPVMDFRRNFSTITSLSVVLVIVTAFGTGFLLFTMLPDLNLAAAIALGAIISPPDAVAATSIGRRLGLPPRILTVLEGEGLVNDATALVLLRSATAAAAGGLLSPWETIGDFLFAVFVAIVIGLLAGVVSVFVRTKLNDPVLDTAISIAVPFLAFLPTQAVGASGVLAVVVAGLYTGHHAPSAFSAQARISDRINWRTIQFLLENGVFLLIGLEIRTLINDVENPEVLSVFDSIGLGLIAVVALTLVRFLWIGPLVYLLKRRAEHAERITYRHLLALHHYRKVPHRGVFRSRRRLREERLYQRRRNDLEQLRRESIDWRGGIVLSWSGMRGVVTLAAAQSLPEDIPYRSQLILIAFTVAVVTLIVQGGTLPWLIRVLGVQGVDEAEDRRELATLLDEISFAGLAVLDDPAEAISGAVEVDPDVVERVRQSSFLRAEAAWERSHEASPASSSLDETPHRVYRQLRLAVVLAERERLLDARSRGAYPSRILAQAQGMLDLEETRLRPRTSEH
- a CDS encoding HAD family hydrolase — protein: MAPTDSERPDAPDLTAGDASGRGSLFSPAPKAVLFDIDGTLVDSNYLHVDAWSRAFEQVGHPVDTWRIHRSIGLDSDRLIEDLLGDDRGSAGGDHGEGSGEGSDAGAGSDASEGDDLGDRAKQLHTDIYAEMNDRLRPLPGAVELLRALHEAGVRVVLATSAPKNELDVLTGVLDCDDAIHATTSSDDVDTAKPEPDIVNIALERAGVTAAEALFVGDAVWDMKAAGRAGVRSIGVRTGGFGADELIEAGAIDVFDDAAAVLRAFRGASR
- a CDS encoding low specificity L-threonine aldolase, producing the protein MRLHDLDYRGFASDNYAGVHPEVLAAVAAANGGHQIAYGEDLYTARLQNVMAEHFGDGVEAFPVFNGTGANVLSLQSMLPRWGAVICTQTAHIHTDENAAPERVAGLKLLTVPTPDGKLTPELIDREAWGWGDEHRAQPLAVSITQTTELGTAYTPDEVRAIADHVHARGMTLHMDGARISNAAASLGVPLRAFTADAGVDVLSFGGTKNGLMFGEAVVVLNPDASEGLTYLRKLNMQLSSKMRFVSAQLIALLSDGLWMRSASHANAMAQRLRRAVENLDGVTITQPTQSNAVFAIVAPEVADRLRETFRFYDWDPSTGEVRWMCAFDTTEADVDAFAARLAQLLA